A single genomic interval of Deltaproteobacteria bacterium harbors:
- the mdh gene encoding malate dehydrogenase: MMRKKISLIGAGNIGGVLAQLITQKELGDVVLFDVVEGLPQGKCLDIWEAAPVIGSGVRLKGVQDYKEIEGSDVVIVTAGLARKPGMSRDDLLAKNLEIMKSVATGIKQHAPKAFVVVISNPLDAMVYTMKKITGFPKSRVVGMAGVLDSARFRAFTAEALGINVRDVTALVLGGHGDDMVPLIRFCTVNGVPISEFLSKEKIEAIVQRTRMAGGEVVALLKTGSAFFSPAVCAIEMAESYLKDQKRVLACAAFLEGEYGVNGYYVGVPAVIGANGVERVIEVKLNADEQKLFDESVGHVKKLVEEIKL; this comes from the coding sequence ATTATGCGCAAAAAAATATCCCTGATCGGCGCCGGAAACATCGGCGGTGTTTTGGCGCAGTTGATCACGCAGAAAGAACTGGGCGACGTTGTCCTGTTCGATGTTGTTGAGGGGCTCCCGCAGGGGAAATGCCTCGATATCTGGGAGGCCGCTCCCGTGATCGGCTCGGGCGTCCGGCTCAAAGGGGTGCAGGACTACAAAGAGATCGAGGGATCCGATGTGGTGATCGTCACCGCCGGACTGGCCCGCAAACCGGGGATGAGCCGCGACGATCTTTTGGCCAAAAATCTCGAAATCATGAAATCGGTGGCGACCGGCATCAAACAGCATGCCCCGAAGGCCTTTGTTGTTGTGATCTCCAATCCTCTCGATGCGATGGTCTACACGATGAAAAAAATCACCGGTTTTCCCAAGTCCCGCGTTGTTGGAATGGCGGGAGTCTTGGATTCCGCCCGTTTCCGCGCCTTTACTGCCGAGGCTCTTGGCATCAATGTCAGGGATGTGACCGCGCTGGTGCTGGGGGGGCATGGCGACGACATGGTGCCGCTGATTCGCTTTTGCACCGTGAATGGGGTGCCGATCAGCGAATTTCTTTCGAAAGAAAAAATCGAGGCGATTGTCCAGCGGACCCGGATGGCCGGAGGTGAGGTTGTTGCGCTCTTGAAGACCGGAAGCGCCTTTTTCTCCCCGGCGGTTTGCGCCATTGAAATGGCGGAGAGTTATTTGAAGGATCAAAAGCGGGTTTTGGCCTGCGCCGCCTTTCTGGAAGGGGAATACGGCGTGAACGGCTATTATGTCGGTGTCCCGGCGGTCATCGGCGCCAATGGTGTGGAACGTGTGATCGAGGTCAAACTCAATGCAGACGAGCAAAAGCTCTTCGACGAGTCGGTCGGCCACGTCAAAAAATTAGTCGAGGAAATCAAGTTGTAA